A region from the Lolium perenne isolate Kyuss_39 chromosome 4, Kyuss_2.0, whole genome shotgun sequence genome encodes:
- the LOC139839169 gene encoding uncharacterized protein — protein MSNLLFSKKFLAKLTAIIRKFWWTGVQDDQTTRSLCLRAWADVCIDKNIGGLGIRNLQAINQGLILSAAWRLANEPHSQLAQILKAKYHPDTSIWRAKPNKPKSAFWSAILKVWRDKQLAPRVQTFAWRLLRKALPTGKRTSRKVSRPSQVYGAANAIIKGTNLEDNKSTHQQRHENTQWPIQMSSPISQAQHDDYFTENVIYCDAAWGTKTGEDNSRAGLGIIIHMHNNQHLRQLHVSALSPPASSPLQAETYGLLLATKLADLLQIQDPYFYTDSLVLALAAASPTLFNAPGHWENRPHLAAIQASPSFHRNKIANINRSRNIKADHQARLALRVKNASLAIRCLCPEAGQCPGKDILSVSSVDPFTLISVKCT, from the exons ATGTCGAACCTTCTTTTCTCAAAAAAGTTTCTAGCTAAACTGACAGCGATTATCAGAAAGTTTTGGTGGACAGGTGTTCAAGATGATCAAACAACTAGAAGTCTTTGCCTACGGGCATGGGCTGATGTTTGTATTGACAAAAATATTGGTGGTCTTGGTATTAGAAATTTGCAGGCAATCAACCAAGGACTCATCCTCTCAGCAGCTTGGAGATTGGCGAATGAACCACACAGCCAGCTAGCTCAGATCCTTAAGGCCAAGTACCATCCAGATACTTCCATTTGGAGAGCGAAACCAAATAAACCTAAATCAGCCTTCTGGTCTGCAATTCTTAAG GTTTGGCGGGACAAGCAGCTGGCACCAAGAGTCCAAACCTTTGCATGGAGGCTACTTAGGAAAGCACTCCCTACTGGTAAGAGGACGAGCAG GAAAGTAAGCAGGCCTTCACAGGTATATGGAGCAGCAAATGCAATAATCAAGGGAACCAATTTAGAAGACAACAAATCTACACATCAGCAAAGACACGAGAACACACAATGGCCAATCCAAATGTCTTCTCCAATTTCTCAAGCTCAACATGATGACTACTTCACAGAAAATGTTATCTATTGTGACGCAGCCTGGGGAACAAAAACAGGGGAAGACAACAGCCGAGCTGGACTAGGCATCATCATACACATGCATAACAATCAACATCTCCGGCAGCTGCATGTTTCAGCGCTTTCTCCGCCAGCGTCCTCGCCTTTACAGGCAGAGACTTATGGGCTGCTCCTAGCAACAAAGCTAGCAGACCTTCTGCAGATTCAAGACCCCTACTTTTACACCGACAGTTTGGTGTTAGCGTTGGCTGCAGCATCTCCAACTCTATTCAACGCTCCAGGTCACTGGGAGAACAGGCCTCATCTTGCAGCAATCCAGGCCTCTCCATCATTTCACCGCAATAAAATAGCCAATATTAACAGGAGCAGGAATATCAAAGCAGATCATCAGGCTCGTTTAGCTCTTAGAGTTAAGAATGCTTCTTTAGCTATTCGATGCTTATGCCCGGAAGCAGGTCAATGTCCTGGCAAGGACATCCTTTCTGTATCTAGCGTGGATCCTTTCACGCTTATCTCTGTAAAATGCACATAA
- the LOC127294227 gene encoding uncharacterized protein: MPTGSSSSPMDAVAAAEKMSRDGGKKQQRQSGSSFWGAMAFKNRSQPKGGEAVQSKNSGKSKTTTTTPRSISIGRSITCPGSICGTKESAVLSRGSRRDRNNSSSRSLKAPDNDTLSMSMAASSAVVSASSSFNSETTMATTATTVSSSSSSSPLSSIGAGSRSFRKLSGCYYECHSVVDPGASHVGDAAMAMLPCADCDEFFVKAESLELHRSTRHAVSELAADDTSRNVVEIIFQSSWFVRKPRAAPVCRIQRILKVQNSGKTVERFEQYRERVKASAAASSADALARSSYPRCAADGNELLRFYCTTFNGCSLGLAGSTVLCRSPSQCKLCSTIRDGFRVDGDGKIATMATSGRAHDTARVSLLDGGGAEKRAMLVCRVVAGRVKKVVSGSDSSDEFGCDSVSSSSDLDEMFVFNSRAILPCFVVIYTVATES, from the exons ATGCCTActggttcttcttcttctccaatgGATGCAGTTGCAGCTGCCGAGAAGATGAGCAGGGATGGAGGGAAAAAGCAGCAGCGGCAGTCTGGTTCTTCCTTTTGGGGTGCTATGGCGTTCAAAAACAGAAGCCAGCCCAAAGGAGGGGAAGCAGTACAGAGCAAGAACAGCGGCAAGAGCAAGACAACCACGACGACGCCGAGGAGTATCAGCATTGGCCGGAGCATTACCTGCCCGGGGTCAATCTGCGGCACCAAGGAGAGCGCAGTGCTGAGCAGGGGAAGCCGCCGGGACCGGAACAACTCGAGCAGCAGGTCCCTCAAGGCTCCGGACAATGACACCTTGTCCATGTCCATGGCGGCATCCAGCGCGGTCGTGTCCGCGTCGTCGTCGTTCAACTCGGAGACCACTATGGCGACGACTGCGACCACGGTcagctcttcctcctcctcgtcgccgctATCGTCCATCGGGGCCGGCTCCAGGTCCTTCAGGAAGCTCTCTGGCTGCTACTACGAGTGCCACTCTGTGGTCGACCCCGGGGCAAGCCACGTCGGCGACGCCGCAATGGCCATGCTCCCCTGCGCCGACTGCGACGAGTTCTTCGTCAAAGCTGAGTCCCTCGAACTCCATAGATCAACCCGTCATGCAG TTTCGGAGCTGGCCGCCGACGACACGAGCAGGAACGTGGTGGAGATCATCTTCCAGTCGAGCTGGTTCGTCAGGAAGCCGCGCGCGGCGCCGGTGTGCCGGATCCAGAGGATACTCAAGGTGCAAAACTCCGGCAAGACCGTGGAGAGGTTCGAGCAGTACAGGGAGCGCGTCAAGGCGAGTGCGGCGGCGAGCAGCGCCGACGCGCTGGCCAGGAGCAGCTACCCGAGGTGCGCCGCCGACGGCAACGAGCTCCTCCGGTTCTACTGCACCACCTTCAACGGATGCTCCCTCGGCCTCGCCGGATCCACAGTCCTCTGCCGGTCGCCGTCGCAGTGCAAGCTGTGCAGCACAATCAGAGACGGGTTCAG GGTCGACGGCGATGGGAAGATTGCGACGATGGCGACAAGCGGGCGGGCACATGACACAGCTCGGGTGTCTCTGTTGGACGGTGGCGGCGCTGAGAAGAGGGCGATGCTGGTGTGCAGGGTGGTGGCAGGGAGGGTGAAGAAGGTCGTCAGTGGCAGTGATTCATCAGATGAGTTCGGCTGTGACAGTGTCAGTTCCAGCTCAGATTTGGATGAAATGTTTGTGTTCAATTCCCGGGCAATACTGCCTTGCTTTGTAGTGATCTATACAGTGGCTACTGAATCATAA